A DNA window from Scomber japonicus isolate fScoJap1 chromosome 14, fScoJap1.pri, whole genome shotgun sequence contains the following coding sequences:
- the akt3a gene encoding RAC-gamma serine/threonine-protein kinase, with protein sequence MSDVTIVREGWLQKRGEYIKNWRPRYFLLKTDGSFIGYKEKPQDADLPYPLNNFSVAKCQLMKTERPKPNTFIIRCLQWTTVIERTFHVDSPDERDEWTEAIQMVADKLQRQEEERIQCSPTSNIDNMVEEEMDISTTHHKRKTMSDFDYLKLLGKGTFGKVILVREKASGKYYAMKILKKEVIIAKDEVAHTLTESRVLKNTRHPFLTSLKYSFQTKDRLCFVMEYVNGGELFFHLSRERVFSEERTRFYGAEIVSALDYLHSAKIVYRDLKLENLMLDKDGHIKITDFGLCKEGITDAATMKTFCGTPEYLAPEVLEDNDYGRAVDWWGLGVVTYEMMCGRLPFYNQDHEKLFELILMEDIKFPRTLSADAKSLLSGLLIKDPNKRLGGGPDDAKEIMRHSFFSGIDWQDVYDKKLVPPFKPQVTSETDTRYFDEEFTAQTITITPPEKFDEDGMDCLDNERRPHFPQFSYSASGRE encoded by the exons GTGAATACATAAAGAATTGGCGACCGCGTTACTTCCTGTTGAAGACAGACGGCTCTTTCATCGGCTACAAAGAGAAACCTCAGGACGCAGATCTTCCCTACCCCTTAAATAACTTCTCTGTAGCAA AATGTCAGTTGATGAAGACGGAGAGGCCGAAGCcaaacaccttcatcatccGCTGCCTTCAGTGGACCACCGTCATCGAGAGGACCTTCCACGTGGACTCGCCTGATGAGAG AGATGAGTGGACAGAGGCCATCCAGATGGTGGCTGATAAGCTGCAGagacaagaggaggaaagaatCCAGTGCAGCCCCACCTCCAACATTGACAACATGGTCGAAGAGGAGATGGACATCTCTACCACACACCACAAACGCAAG ACAATGAGTGACTTCGACTATCTGAAGCTGCTGGGTAAGGGAACCTTTGGTAAAGTGATTCTAGTCCGAGAGAAGGCCAGCGGGAAATACTACGCCATGAAAATTCTTAAAAAAGAAGTCATCATAGCTAAG GATGAAGTGGCTCATACGCTCACAGAAAGCAGAGTACTAAAGAACACCAGACACCCCTTTCTCACC TCATTGAAGTATTCATTCCAGACTAAAGACCGCCTCTGTTTTGTCATGGAGTATGTGAATGGAGGAGAG CTGTTTTTCCATTTGTCCAGAGAGCGGGTGTTCTCAGAGGAACGCACACGCTTCTATGGTGCCGAAATCGTCTCGGCTCTAGACTACCTGCATTCAGCCAAGATTGTGTACCGGGATCTCAAg TTGGAGAACCTGATGCTGGATAAAGATGGCCATATCAAGATCACTGATTTTGGCCTCTGCAAAGAGGGCATCACAGACGCTGCTACCATGAAGACCTTCTGTGGCACGCCAGAGTACCTCGCACCTGAG GTCCTGGAGGATAACGACTACGGCCGGGCGGTGGACTGGTGGGGTCTGGGCGTGGTGACATACGAGATGATGTGTGGCCGATTGCCCTTTTATAACCAGGACCACGAGAAACTGTTTGAGCTCATCCTCATGGAGGACATCAAGTTCCCACGCACTCTGTCGGCCGACGCCAAGTCCCTTCTGTCCGGCCTGCTCATTAAAGACCCCAACAAACG GCTTGGTGGAGGACCAGACGACGCTAAAGAAATAATGAGACACAGCTTCTTCTCTGGAATTGACTGGCAGGATGTTTATGATAAAAAG CTGGTTCCTCCGTTCAAGCCTCAGGTGACGTCGGAGACAGACACCAGATACTTTGACGAGGAGTTCACAGCCCAGACCATCACGATAACTCCACCAGAGAAAT